The Vitis vinifera cultivar Pinot Noir 40024 chromosome 16, ASM3070453v1 DNA segment ttcatttttaaagatattgaatctttttgctcttattataagcaatgataaaaattttaggatttttcatccaaatattttttttatctttttgtatttatcttttagtttaattttcattttttattttaaatttatagtatcctttcatttatatttttctcttatttttaattattttttatattttctacattaaccatattttaaaaattttaaaaattgaatatcacttcactttattatatatatatatacttttagcattttaatttaatgtttttattttaaaatttttaaaaaggtaaatttattgaaaaaaataactaagatatgaagttctaatattatattaataatttttcttatctaaatagactaatgcaaagtattttgattcacaacaagaaaattgtcaacacaattttttagtgaaactttagaaattaaatttcaaataaaatatattatataaaattttatttgaaaattattgaaagtggtacttaattttttttattgactttcaaacttatctaattttttacttgaaaggtaatagaatatgtttacaaaaaaaaaagttagtttatcattttttaaataaatgagtataaatatattaaaagaattaaagataatccttgtaaatttttttataaatatgattataattttaaatatagattcatttggataaaatttcacaatatatatatatatatatatagtggaaagaaagagcattgctaaaactaaaaaaaaaaaaacaaaatatgcaattacaaaattttaatgatgaaatttaaaaataaaattcgaaacaattcttgagtgagagaatttgagtggggaaaaaaatctttgagtggaaaaaaatgggaaagtttttcaaaatcacttaaaatccttaacaaaaagtagtatcagcacccttgtacaattaataaatttgtcttatacagttagtgtaatacacTTGTataataactcaaatttcatacatcatctCATGAATATCTGATAATAAgtcggttaaccatgtttgcattggtttgattttaaaaaagaaaaaaaaattgttgtataattttgttttacaatcatcataagtaAGGTAActattcaaatgaccatatacaagttagataaagtgCATGAGATGAATATATGCTAAACCAATATGTGTAAAGAATGTCATTTATCCTCGGTTAGGGAAAATAAACAGACAAGTTTTtcagaatcacttaaaatccttcacaaataatagtaTTGTACACCTTTATACAGTTTATATATTTCTCATGTACACTTgtgtaaataccttgtatagtgactcaaataaaatgttattttattttattttcaatgcaaaatgtaattaaaaataagacaaggaaattatttaaaaaccattatttaagccaagtttatttatttatttccttttatttttggaaataaagaaaaaaaataaaaaaatttatttaaccataagaaatatgaatataagatcagttagaaaataccaaatttatttatttatttcattttatttttggaattaaagaaataaaaaataaaaaatttatttaaccataaaaaatattgatataaaatatgttaaaaaataaaaataaccccaaatttatttacttatttcattttatttatttaaattagaaagtaatttattttaatagattaaaatgtgcacgattgatttattactttgttaattatggatatattaaaattttctattagacaaaaaataaataaagaaaataaaatttaaaagagtaataaatacatataatttagttatttaattatttttcatgtaaaagatagtcccacaaaaaacatataattgatcaatttctttgtttaattataaacatactatatttttattttattttattattaaaataactaatggaaaaaaataaaaatggataataaatgaatttaattctttttattattttcatataaaaaatagtactaaacaaggttttcaatttttatttttaaaaatggtttttattttttaattaaatgttttttcaaaaataaaacataaaaaatataaatcatattaccattttttagaaagtattttttaaaatagtttttgaacataatttttctttatttataatttaaaatagaaaataatgctgattttgagttatttataaaaaaattaaaaataatgaaaaatccaaattgttaaaatagaattattatggttgtaTAAATAGTGGTGCAATAAAGACAAAGAAAGCTTATGTGAAAGGTCATTAGGTATTTTAatccatcactattttatatccttaaaagataatatatagaaatttgaaggatatattggtcttttaacatcttatatcatttccatcaattatgaaaGTTATATgaaccaaatgttaatttttggccCCAACTGAGCCCAAAATACAATTCTCCCTTCTTCAATCACGTGCCAATTCGCCTTCCTTACCAACTACCAACCCTccacatttaattttttgtgaaattACTGTGTAGActaaaatttgtttcttttttatttatttttttaattttgaaaatgggcTTAAAAACTGGCACGAAATGCAGTTTGGGGGATTCTTTTGAACCCACTGTTGCACAAACTGTCACAATTCATCTTCCATTCTTGCTGACTCTGCACATGGACTTGTGAaaagtataattaaataattatattaaaattatacataaataattaatcaaattttaatgaatttagtataggttaaaaaaaataaataattgagatATCATTTGGATACAAATTTTGTTTTagtatttataaaaatagaaaacataaataattttttacataatattttaattttttataaatatcaaacatataaatattaattttttctcttgtaaataaaaaaacaaagatattGCATAATTATGtaatataaagaaagaagatttatttttattttttatttttttaactttgatgatttttattttttatttttcacttttgatttttgaaagtaCTAAATGAGATGCATAATAGGAGCAACATATGCATCTAATAAGTCAGGGGTTGCAAGTCATGACccaaaaactaataaataataaaaataactgaTTGCTCAAGGAAAATGAAAGCATGCGTGTAACAATTTCCAAACTCAAAGGCTTTAAATTtgttcagtttttttttataattatcgaAATTAGACACATAAAGCTTTTATTTATGCCTTTTGAGGTTATGACTGTGGAACAATGAAGCCAAGTCTTGGGCTTTCAAAACCACCTTaagtagaaaagaaaataaaaaatcaatcacctcatttcTTTGGGCTGAACAAGTCCACTTCCATCAATTCAAAACAAACTGATACCAAGTAAAATATTGAAGAGAAGTGGCTTAACCTTTATATTTACGGAAAATAAATAGATTCCAGACTTTTGTTCAATAACACTCCCCCAATTTATGAATAAACTGCTTTTACTTGAaaggcaaaaaggaaaaaaggaaaaaagaatgtGTCTTGCTCAAATCCATGTCAAGCTTCATCATCACTCTAAGTGGATCTCCTGAAACAGGAATTAGGGAATTGTCAGGACACTATAAAGAATTAAGAtatattaattagttaaatGTTGTGCATGAGAGATTTTTATACCTTGCTTAATTTTATGGTGTTTTGACGCCATCAATATATATCTCTGAGACATGAGAGATTTTATGCCAATCCTCCCCTGTTGTTTTCTTGCATCTTTCAGTCAATTGAGGGCATTCTTCAATCACAAGTCTGTCAAGGGATGTGAGGTTGCGCATCCACTCTGGCAATGCCTCCAACTTTGGTAAatttccaagaaacaaaaatcgTAGATTCCCGAGCCTTGGAACGTGGTCTTCCCCATTTCCATCCAGTGAATTGAGCCTTTCGCAATCGATAATCACGAGATGCTCTAACAAGGGCAGTTGTTTCATGCTAGGTGCCAGAGTCTCCAAACTCCTACAACTTCCAATTTGCAATGACCGAAGGGCAGTGAGGCTTTGCGTCCCTTGAAGCAGAAATTCTAGATTTTCACATCCGAAAATCCTTAAAATACGAAGAGATTCCAGGCGTCCTATCCCTGTCAAAGCCCTCTGTTTCATGGTGATCACTAATTGCCTCAAATTGATGAGGTTCCCAAAATCCTTGGGCAGATTCTCGAATCCCTCACATCCTTGAAGGGAAAACGTTTGCAGATGAAACAACTTGCATACTGAATTTGGAAGTTTCTTTATCCTCTTATTCAGACTGAGGTTGAGAAATCTGAGATGCTTTAGATTATTGATAGAATTTGGCAATGTGTCAAAGTTCGAACCCGTTAAATCTAGCATCTTAATGCATTTGAACCTTGAGATGCAAGCTTTAAGAAATGGTTCACCACGTGATGTCTCCAACACAAAGGGGAAATAAATTGTACGAATGTCGTTAAGCTCACCAACAACTCTTAAGATTTCTTTCTCATCCAAATCATAACTAAATGACACATGGCGAACCATTCTAGAGACAGTTGGGCTTACACAATCTATGAGAGTGCACTCAGTTTGTGATATGAATGATGCAAGATCATGCATCAGATCATGcattttaaatgtaaaataataatgatgatctTCAAAGTCTTGAAAGAAGGATCTTGATAACATTTCTTTAATATATCTGTTTCCGATGTCATCCAACTCTTGCTTCTTTTTGGATGGTTCAATGAGCCCTTTTGCGCTCCATATGCAAACCAAACTTTCATTATCAAGCACATAATCCTTGGGAAAAATTGAGCAGTATGCAAAGCAACATTTTAAGTAAGAGGGCAATTGTTCATAACTCAACCTTAAAGCAGGTAAAATATCACCTTCCTTTTGTTCTAATTTCCATATGTCATTATCTCTCACATCTAACCAATCCCTTGgctcaaattttgagaaaagtagGCTCCCCAAAGTCCTTGCCGCCAAAGGAACTCCATTGCACTTCTTTACAATGCCGTCCCCAATTTTTACaa contains these protein-coding regions:
- the LOC100265594 gene encoding putative disease resistance protein RGA3: MTESFLFSIADNVVGKIGSVTLQEIGLAWGVKTELQKLEATLTAIKSVLLDAEEKQWKDRQLRDWLGKLKHVCYDVEDVLDESEYQALQRQVVSHGSLKTKVLGFFSSSNPLPFSFKMGHRIKEVRERLDGIAADRAQFNLQTCMERAPLVYRETTHFVLASDVIGRDKDKEKVLELLMNSSDDAESISVIPIVGLGGLGKTTLAKLVYNDPWVVGHFKKRIWVYVSNDFDMKRVIIDIINSIKTTVEGGSGTGLLKYNELNLEQSQTVLRTTLGNENFFLVLDDMWNEDRQKWIELKTLLMNGAKGNKIVVTTRGHPVASIMGTVQAYILEGLPHVDCLSVFLKWAFNEGQEKQHPNLVKIGDGIVKKCNGVPLAARTLGSLLFSKFEPRDWLDVRDNDIWKLEQKEGDILPALRLSYEQLPSYLKCCFAYCSIFPKDYVLDNESLVCIWSAKGLIEPSKKKQELDDIGNRYIKEMLSRSFFQDFEDHHYYFTFKMHDLMHDLASFISQTECTLIDCVSPTVSRMVRHVSFSYDLDEKEILRVVGELNDIRTIYFPFVLETSRGEPFLKACISRFKCIKMLDLTGSNFDTLPNSINNLKHLRFLNLSLNKRIKKLPNSVCKLFHLQTFSLQGCEGFENLPKDFGNLINLRQLVITMKQRALTGIGRLESLRILRIFGCENLEFLLQGTQSLTALRSLQIGSCRSLETLAPSMKQLPLLEHLVIIDCERLNSLDGNGEDHVPRLGNLRFLFLGNLPKLEALPEWMRNLTSLDRLVIEECPQLTERCKKTTGEDWHKISHVSEIYIDGVKTP